A single Tachypleus tridentatus isolate NWPU-2018 chromosome 9, ASM421037v1, whole genome shotgun sequence DNA region contains:
- the LOC143227188 gene encoding E3 SUMO-protein ligase KIAA1586-like, with protein MDCAHLKSRHNAQENDNKIHELVNILETDSWDIDEVVVPWKAAKEKLCKFSKFFHQEIDVNDFHDYVENALRNRHNYEIPRTVQKAKNIISTVALSSEEAERGFLRMNIKYSDKRSCLTVENVANLTTINLIGLPLDSWDPTSSV; from the coding sequence ATGGATTGTGCTCACTTAAAATCAAGACataatgcacaagaaaatgacaataaaattcatgaactggtaaacatactTGAGACAGATTCTTGGGATATTGATGAAGTTGTTGTTCCTTGGAAAGCCGCTAAAGAAAAGTTGTGTAAATTCAGTAAGTTCTTTCATCAGGAAATCGACGTTAATGATTTCCATGACTATGTGGAAAATGCCCTACGAAATCGCCATAATTATGAGATTCCAAGAACTGTACAAAAGGCTAAAAATATCATCAGTACTGTTGCTCTTAGTTCCGAAGAAGCAGAAAGAGGGTTTTTAAGAATGAATATCAAATATTCAGATAAAAGAAGCTGccttacagttgaaaatgtggcAAACCTGACGACAATTAATTTGATTGGTCTCCCATTGGATTCATGGGATCCCACTTCTTCAGTTTAA